CCAAATCAATGAAATCATCAGGGGCTTGAGAAGGAGGGAGATAGCAGCAATGTTCACTAGCACCCAATTTGCATTGAAATGGATATTTGCGTTGGATTGAATATAACTAATAATTAACACACACTGATTATACTACCTGTCCCCAGTCTCTGATGCACCCACCAGTGGGAGGAAAGGGGACcctgggagagacccaggaagcCATGCAATGCAAGGGCAGACATTACAGATCTGAATCACAGTTCTTGGCGATTCCCCAATGCATGACTCCCACCCCAACTCCCCTAGTGTCTGAATGGCTCCCAGCTGCTGGTCAACTTTGGCCTGAGTCCTGCTGCTCCTCTGACCCCCCATCAGTTTGCTCTGCTGTGTCCAGCCCTGCTTTATCAGATCGAGAGCCGCGTCTGcatccaggccccagccccaacCCCTACAGGGGACCTATTATCTGGTCAGTGGGTGAGAGTGGGTGTGGGGCACCCTGAATCCTGGTAGGGAGGGGGCCTCAAGCCAAGGAAGCAGCTTCATTGAGGTCCTGCCTACCCTTGTAAGAGATCTCTGCCCCACCTTGCCCCTGAGGCCCTCCCTTCAGCCCTGGCCTAACTTCAGCCCCGACTCTCCCAGCCCTGGTTCATAGCGCCCTGGCTGTCCTGCTGCTCAGcctcccagctcccctctccctgctgctgctgcggctCCTGGGACCTCGTCTACTGCGGCCTCTGCTGGGCTTCCTGGGGGCCCTGGCCGTGGGCACTCTTTGTGGGGATGCACTGCTACACCTGCTGCCACATGTACGTGCCACCCCTTCCTTGTTCCCCTGCCCACTCGTATCCAAGGTGTTCCCAGTCCTAGGACATCCCCTCCCCCTTTCTGTCAGCCCCCACATTCCACTCCCCACCCTGCTGCCACCAGCCCTCTGAGGTCTTCTGCTGGAGCCTGTGAGTGAAGGCTTGTCACCTCCCACGCAGGAGAGGGCTGTTGTCGGGGCAGGGGCCTCCCTCCGCCGTCTGCCCTGACCTCCTCTCTGGCAGGCACAAGGAGGGCAGCATGCTGGACCCAGCGGGCAACCAGCGGAGGACCTGGGTCCAGGGCTGTCCGTGCTCGGAGGCCTCTTCCTGCTCTTCGTGCTGGAGAACACACTAGGGCTTTTGCGGCGCCGAGGGCTCAGACCAGTGAGTGAtacccttttctcctccttctgctgagacCTGAGTCCTAGCCGAGAATTGGCTACATGAGCCAGGAAGTGAGGGGCCGAGTGTGCTCCTGGCTCTCTGATGTCTGCCTGAGTGTGCAGGACCTGACAGATAACAGGGAGCCGGAAGGGCTCCTCAGCATAGACCCAGGACTTCTGGCCAAACAGTCTCCTCTCCCGAGCTCAGGTCAACAAGAAACAGGGAGGTGCCAACCTGGGAAGAGTGGGGAGGCCAAAAACCATCCCCAAATGCCAGAGGTGGAACCAGGTGTTCATTTTCCCACCTGGTAGCCTGGCCTCTTCtcagcctggctctgctgcctcctccaccAGGAGGGATACCCTCCTATTTCAGAGATGCtgcaagcagaagagaaaggatgtCAGAACACTGAACCTGGACCCGGAAGATGGCAGTGGCTTGGCCCTTCAGCCCTTACAGGCAGCTCCAGGTAACTAGAGAAGAGTAGGCTCCGGGCTCCCAGCTCTCACTTGCAGCCACCAACGCTATTCTCATTCTTCTTCCTGCAGAGCCAGGGGCTCAGGGCCGCAGAGAGCAGGACAGTCAGCCCCcaccagctccagcccctcctgggcACCAAGGCCACAGTCACGGGCAGCAGGGTGGTAGTGGCACTAATATCACATGGATGGTCCTCCTGGGAGATGGTCTGCACAACCTCACTGATGGGCTGGCCATAGGTGTGAgcagaggggatggagggaggcaggTCAGAGGAGACGTCAGGGCTCCTAGTTATTGGCTGGGGCTAGGAGAGGGCTACCAGAATGGGGGGAGACGAAAGGACCACAGAGGGAATGCAGGCCCCTGCCCTTGGGGAGAGCTTTCTCCTAACTGACAACCTCCAATCCTGCCAACCCCAGGTGCTGCCTTCTCTGATGGCTTCTCCAGTGGCCTTAGCACCACCCTAGCAGTCTTCTGCCATGAGCTGCCCCACGAACTGGGTAGGAATGGccgaagtgtgtgtgtgtgtgggggggggttaGACTCCAGAAGGGAGAGAACTACAAGGAGTGGAACCTGGAGGCTGGCAGGTGACACAGGTCACTTATCCCTGAATGAGCCCTAGCTTATTCCCTCCTACCCTGTCCTCTCTTCCCAACAGGTGACTTTGCAATGCTGCTCCAGGCAGGGCTGTCCTTtcggcggctgctgctgctgagcctGGTGTCTGGAGCCCTGGGACTGGGGGGTgcagccctgggggtggggctcagtTTGGGCCCTGTCCCCCTCACTCCCTGGGTATTTGGGGTCACTGCTGGGGTCTTCCTCTATGTGGCCCTCGTGGACATGGTGAGAGGTGTGGGGTAGCGCAGAGAAACCAAGGGAAGTGGGGAGGTGGGTGTGGAGGAGAGGAAGCATCagtccctccacctccaccacgaCCACCGGGAAGGGTGCTAGACCACAGGCCCACAGAGTCTAAGAAACAAGGCCTGGAAGAGTTCGGGCGGGGGCTGCTGATACTTTCTAACCCCTCCTTCTCACGTCCCAGGGGCAGAGACAAAGCCAGGATCCTGacgttcttcttttctttcagctacCAGCTCTGCTTCGTCCTCCTGAGCCCCTCCCTACACTCGATGTGCTCCTGCAGGGGCTGGGCCTGCTGCTGGGGGGCAGCCTCATGCTCACCATTGCCATGCTGGAGGAGCAGCTATGGCCCCTGGTCTCTGATGGCTGACGGGGGCCAGTGGAAAGGCGTCCAGGTTGCCCTTCCTTCCCCCCAACCACAGGAATGGAGGCGGGACACAGGGCCAGTAGGAGCAATAGGATTTTAATAAACAGAACCCATCCCAAAGCCATGACTATGACAGTTGTACTTGCACCAAACAGCATAGAAAACCAGGACGTGGTGGGAGGGCTCAAAGCGGTTGGGGGAGGACATGAGTAGGGGCCTGGAGGGTGTGGGGTGCATCCATCTGCTGGGAGAGCATTGTGCTTtagcccggggtgggggggggggcaaatGCACCGAGGTCCCCACTTTTTCCTGCTGCCCTCAGCACCCTGGGGATACAGGCATCTGGGCAGATCTGCCCTTTATTGCTGCCCATCAGCATCAAACACCCCCCGACCCCAACGCTAGCACCACAGGTGGATCCGGGGCAAGGAGAAGGGCAGGAACGGGAAAATTGCTTAGAGAAAGATTCAACTAGAATCCAGTGAATTGTGCTCAGTTCTCTTTACTTCCTACAACCGAGTACATGGGTCACAGGGTGGAGGGTGCACCAGGACATGCAACATGCCCCTCAGTGCCCCCCACACACCCCTGCACACAGGATGGTGGTGTCTGCAGCATCACAGGTCATGCAGGGCATGGGGAAGGGGAGGTTCACACACACAGAGACGCCCACAGCGGGTACCAGACAGAGAACACCCCTGAATATACATAGCTGTACACAGGGAACACCCAGGTCCCCAACCCAACCCTCTCTGCTGTCTTGCCGTTCCCCAGGCAGGAGGAACTGTATTGCTTTGAGAGAGCCACCCTGGGGGCTGCTCTGCCAGgcaccctcccctcccacccacccccatttTGGCACATCTGCAAGACACGGCAGCGAGAGtaggctccctccctcccaggcttcTGTGGCTCGGAGTTGAGGAAGGGGGTAGGAGACTGCATCCTCCGtctctcccccagcccttccCAAACCCCTCCCAAACCCACTCCAGCCAgaacccaccccacccccaaacacacacatacaaagctGAGCTATCCAGGAATACAGGGGACAAGGAGATTGTCCGGGATGGGAGCAGAGGCAGTAGGGGGAGAAAGGACTGGAAGCAGAGACCCCACCCTGGCGTGGGGTCAGACTGGCACAACAGCTACTTTAGTGCAATTGGAGAGGGTGCCCAGAGTGggggggagatgggaggggaaGGCTCTCCCAACTTCCCAGGGGGCAAAGCCAGGCTCCCCAGGGAAAGGGCCTAGCGGGAATGAGCAAGGGCCGGGGGCGGATCCTCTCGTCACCCGccgccctctgccctcccagatGCAGTGACAGTGTCCCCCTCACACCTAAGTGGGCAACAGCAGCCTCAGAATCAGTACCTTCAAGTAATTCACAGAGcagaccctccccaccccagcttccTCCCATCTCTGGGATTTGGTCGCTTCTCTAGGGGTTGGGTCAGGAGGAGGGAGTCCCCAAGTCAGATCCTGCCCTCTCTACCTCCCTCTTCCCAGACCACTGGGCTTGGTCCTCAAAGATTCCTCACCTCCACCCTTGCCCAACCTGGGTCAAGGCCGTGGAGGGCTGGAGCCACCACGATCAGAGGGGAAGGAGCCCTCCTTCTTAAAAGGTAGGGTTCAAACTAGGCGGGATGGGGCCCCATACTGGTTGCCCCAGGAGGAGGGTTTCTGGGCTAGGGTCTGTAAGGCTATTTTCCTTTGCGGTGGGAAGGGGAGGCGGGGGATGAACactgggtgtggggagagggtgagaaatgccagagaggggaagaggaaggggctTCCTGCTGGAGCAAAGTCACTGGAGTCATTCAGACGAAGAAACACTCATGTGCACAAGTCACAGAGTGTGTCTGtccagcccctccagcctggCCCCAACCCTGCCTCTCAGGGCCCTTCCAAGACCCCAGAGAAGGTTTTGGGGGTACAGCTGTAGAACCGTTCACTCTGGCCCCacgccaccccccacccccagcctcttcTCCCCATCTAGGTCCAGGGAGTCAGAAGGTGCTCGGGTGGGCAGACAGCGGTGGAAACAGTATTGAGTTTTCCTTTGGTTACATATTGAAGGCAAAGGTGAGCTGGACTTACAGTCAAAACGGATAGGgatgaagaaggaggaggggccaTGGccggggctggagagggaggcaggcccCCTCAGCCCCTCCACCCCAAGGAACACATGTCTAAGTGGGGTAGCGTCCCTCAGTCTCGTCTCTCCCACCCCCCACAGCACCAAACAACAGagaagccccctcccccaggggctgctccccaccccagcccgggCTGTACATTCAGTGGTTTCAGCAGTCCTATGGCTCAGGGGGCCACACGGGGGGAGGCGGCCCGTCAGTCTCAGTTGGACAGTGGCAGTGACCCGGGTCTGTTGGTCCATCCTGGGACCCACAGTTTGtgccatttgtttttctgaagGATAGTTCACAACCCTCCCAAAGCCACCGCCCAATCAGAAACATTTCCCCGAAAATCAGAAACTAAAAACTGGCTCTTTTCATCTCGCCCGCCAATTCACACGTCTGTTTCCCTGTCTCCAATGTAGCCCTCGCTCTATCTCCTTTGCTGGGACCTGGGGCTGCTCCCAGGGTCCTCACTTAAAATAGGCCCTTTCTCAAAAGTGCTTATTACTTGAAGCAAGTGCTTTAGAGCtgcagtggggagagggggaggggaagagggagggcgAAGGGAAGGAAACGTTCCCTCCCCACCCTACCCCCTTAAGATTGGGGGGCATTCTGCCTGTTTTACTTCTCCACACCCGTTTAAGTcaaagaggttttaaaaaaaatcttaacattaaaataaatatgcagagGCCATGAGAATGGTCAAAATGCTTCAAAAAACACTAGGGGCTGGGGAGCCCGGGATGGGGTGTGGGATTTCCTTTGGCATAAGGAGAGGAGGCTGCTTGTCCTCCAGGCCTCCTCACAGCCACATGAGGAGGGACAGAGGACTCCCCACAACCTGCCCCAGCACTGCTGACGGTGTGCTGAAGGTGCGGACAGCAGGGAATGGGCAGCCACCAGAAATCTCATCTAGCAGAACAACGGGGCTCCCGACAAATAGATTCTTCCTGTCATCGCCAAACATTGATAAAGGAGAACACGACTGAAACCCGAGTCCTCTCCAGAGGACACATCTCCCTGCTCCCCCTGTCCCCCACCACCTAATTCCCAGCACCAAAATGAGAGGGAGGGGCTGCAATGGGAAGATttcaggagagagaactgaagtTAGGGAGCAAGCTTTGCGGAACCagcagggttgggggtggggggctgcagCCCTTAAGAGAGGTCACATTGATTGTCGTATAGGGGAGGACAGGGTGCGAAGGGAGGTGGGCAAGAGGGGCGTCACAAGGCCCTTTGGctttgaaaacaataataaaaactaaaagctgCACAATCCTTCTCACCAATAATGGTCATTTGGAAGCTTTGAAATGGTTTAGGAACTGGGGGGCGAGGGGGgagcaagacagagagagagaggataaaaAGGGACTGTGACAAACAGAATAAGGACTTGGACAAACACCCCAGGCTTCAGGGAACCAGCATGAGGTATGATTAAGGGCGTCTGATCGGGAGGCTGGGGTCCCTGGGAtgccccctctcccctcagcccgcCCTTGGCAAGGGTGGCAGGACTTGCAGGGAACGCAACTGAAAAGTGGGTAAGATTATGAATAAAGCAAGCGTGGGTCGGGGAAGGAGACTGAGGGACCCCTGGGGGGAGACCCTGTACTGTGTAAACTAAGCCTGTCCAGTTCTCAGGGGACAATACTGATGGCAGCCAAACTGGGCAAGGATGCACTGTGGGGCGGAGGGGGCATGACCTCTATTCAAGTTCTGTGTCTTGGCCCCTGGCTGAGGTATTGAGTGTGAGGAAGGGAACACTGGGCTATGGGAGCGGGTCCAACTGTCCAGGAGGCTTAGCTGGGAGATGGATGGACAGGGCGTTTCAAGGGACCAGGGCCAAATTCAATGCTACATGTAGAGAGAAAACTGCCCCCTCGTCACTCTGGCCCAGTTTGGCTTTTGGGGTGCGACTGTGAGGAATCTTCTCAGTGCAGCCCCTAGCTCAATcccatctctccctctgctgggagggcagggaccaaGCCTCAGGATCTTTTCGTTGCTCCCTAGATCAGAGCTTCATCCTCACGTCCCGAGTAGCCATGGTCCCCAgtctgccctgcccctcccaccatcTTTGGCTTCAGATCAGGAGTGACTGGGGGCAGTGGGTACTCTTGGACATGACAGAAGGGGGCGGCAGACAGGGGGCACAGAGGACTCTAGGGTTGGGGGGGCACAGGAGGAAGAACacagtccctccctccccacacatgcaaacacatgcCTGAAACACACAGGACACACTAGGACTGTGGTTTTGAAATGAGCAGgaaattaatttgtttcttcCCCTAAAGGATAAAATGCTTACTTAAAAATTCATGACAAGCCTCAAAGTTAAGGGAGAGGAGAGCCAGGGAGGGAATGGCCGCAGGCTCTGCCCTcccaaaaaaagttaaaacaaagaagCAGGGTTAAAGTGCGTGGTTAGGGGGCCAGGCCAGGAGggaaggggggcagggaggggcaggctgtgGGGGCAGAACCAGCCCTTGATTTGCATATGAGGAGCCGGGGAGTGCAGGATGGGGGCCCAGGTACAGTAGTTGCTGCTTCAAGTGTTCTGCATTTGAACTTCAGGGGTGATGGGGTGCAGAAGGTGGGGGGAAGCTCCAGGCCCCAGTGCTAATTACCCTCCCCCCTCGTCCACTAGCTGCCCCTGAAGGGGGAGGGGGACACCCCCAGAGTGCTCACACAGTACCAGAAATTAAGGCTTCTCACTGCTGCGGGGATGGAGGGGCCAGCCGAGCAGGGAGGCAGTGATGGGtatgaaagaagaggaagggactgcctggcagcaggggctgggggcaggaggacaCAGAGGAGTCAGAGGGAAGAGTTGGGGGAGCTGGCAGCAGAAAGGGGGAACTGAGAGATGGGGTCAGAGAGAGGGGCAGCCAGGCATTTAGCAATCATTTTGGGACACTTGGCAGAAGGGGTTGCCCTGGGGGTACCAAGGGCCTGGGGTGCTCCCTGTCGGTCCCAGACCCCTGCCAGGCCAGGATGGTGTGGCCAAGGGGTGAGCAGCTGCTCCCcagtgcttttttcccccctccgcCCCCCCCACCCAGTCGTGTTCTCCTTTAAAGTGCCCTAAATGTATAgactttttctaaataaatagaataagatATCAAGCCACCAGCAGGGGGAGGGACACTGGAGGGGGGGCTACTCAGAGTAGCAGCCATCTAACCCAATGGCGCCGTGCCGCTCCTGGCTGTAGGGGCAGGAGGCCCCGTGGGGCAGAGCGCCGCAGCCACCCACCGTCTTGGCTGCTGCGATGCCGCAGTTCTTGAGCAGGCTGAAGCTGAAAGGACTGACGGCGTCCTTGGGCGGGAAAGGCTTCATGGTGGAAAGGATCAAGGCCAGGCAGTCTGCCACATCTTTGTTGGGGGCACAGGCCAGTGCTGGGGTGTGACCTGCAGGGCAAGGGGGGAGACCTGAGCCACAGGGTCCTGTATCCTTGGGTCCCCAACCACCCTCCCCCGGACCCGGAGCTCCCTTATCTGTAGATGGGAGCCCAGGCAGGCAAGCACCGCACACGGCCAGAATTCAAGGGCTACGAGGGCCCAGGGAGGCTGACAGGCAGACTGCCCAAGTGTGGGGTACAGGGCAGAGCATGGGGGACAGCAGGCTGGGATGTGTGGGAGGTCTTCCTGAGGACCCTGCTGGCTCCACCTAGTTCCCTCAGACGCCACTCAGAGACTCTAGCCGATTGGTGTTGGGTCCCTGCTCTGAAGTGTTCCCTTGGGAAGAAATTCCAATTTATAGCAAGATTAAGAGGTCACCTCCTGGAGAATGTCCCTGACTCCAGACCTGGGAGAGGCGGGGGGCTCTGGACCCCACTCACCTTCTTCATCCACAGCCAGCACTGTGGCCCCTCGACTCAGCAGGGCCTGCACCACAGAAGCTAGACCATTCCGGGCAGCAATGTGGAGTGGCCTTggcagaaaggaagagggagcagtCAGTGGGATGCCCAGCTGCCCTTCCCCGTCTCCCGCCAGAGTGGCCAGGGCACTGAACGGATACTCCACGCTCCAGAGAGACCCGGGATGCAGGCAGCTCTTTCTTCACCCCCCTGCCTCCCTAGCCAGGAGTCCCCCTCCCTGGGCACTCACATCTGCAGCGCACTGTTGGTGGCATTGATAAGGCCAAGGTCTTGGGTTTCTGCCAGGATCATGAGGGCACATTTCTCATGGCcctgagggaggggaagaaagatgGAGACATGTGAGGTGGAAGCATGACAGGCCGCAGGGTAAGAGTTGGGGAGGGTGGCAGGGGGACAGAGAGCTATCCCACCAGCCAGATAGGCTGGACAACCCTGACTTCACTCCAGTCCTCTGTCCAGTCAAGAAGATCCATCCCCCTTCATCAAGCCTGCCCCCTACACAGCCTCACCCCACCATTGGGTCAGTACCTTGCTACAAGCCAAGTGGAGGGCAGTGTTCTTGTTCTCATCCAACACAGTAAGGTCTGCCTTCCCTCGATACAGCAGAAATTCTACAAGAGAAAGGGACGGAGAGGGACTGACGCCTTCCCTCCAGAGCAGCAGCCAGCCCAGCTCTCACCCTCCTATCTGCATACACTTTGCATCCCACCTGGACAGGCAGAAACATCCAAAGACAAACCTCCTGCTTCCTGACCCCACAGGCAGGGCTGACCCATCTTGCAAAAACCAGGGGAGCGCCTCCCTTCCACACGCGGCCCCTACACACCCACAGCAGCGGTTTGCCCGTTCTCAGCCGCCGTCATGAGCGCAGTGCGGCCAGTGTGGTCAGTGGCGTTCACCTCGGCTtgatgctgcagcagcatccGGAGCCCAGAGACATTGTCCGCAAAGGCAGCGGCATGAAGAGGGGTcctgtggggtgggggtcagggcagAGTGAAATGGGGAACGCTCTGTCACCTGagcagaaagaagccagaggcaaCTGAGGCTTCTCCCCCACCTTCCACCACTCACCGTCCTTTGGCATCTCGGCTGTTTACAATCTTGGCACCCAGAGCTCCCAGCAGCATCTCTGTGGTGCTGTCCTGGTTATTAATTCTGGGGGAAGAGAAAGCATCAGCAAGAGGAGCAAGAGAAATGGACTGCCTGTCCTAAGTGCAGGTCACAGGCCTCGAGAAGGGCTGAGGGGTAGGAAGGGACTTACACTGCACAGTGCAAAGGGGTGAAGGGGTTTCCTTCCAGGTATGAAAATGGGCTGTGTTCAAGTAACAACTCCAGACAATCTTCATGTCCTGGGTGTGAGGAAGAAAGTATGGTAATGGAGAAAAATGACAAGTTGTCCTACATCTGTCTGGTCCTATCGCTTGACATTCCATCCCACTTCCAGATCCAGATCAACCCAGGTCCTTCCCTCAATCCACTCGTCCTTGGTCTCTGTTCTTGTCTGCCCTCCCCCACATCACACAGATTCCTGTGCCTGCAAAGGTCCCAGACCCATACCAGTGTAGGAGGCCCAGTGCATGGGCGAGTATCCGCTGTAATCCACCCCAGCATCCAGGGGGTCTGTGGAAAGGGCAGCCTGCAGCAAGGTCCGAAGTACTGCAGTGTGACCGCAGGCTGAGGCCAGGTGAATGGGTGTGCGGCCCTTGAAGTCTCGGCACAGCACAAATGCGTCATGGTCCAGCAGGGCAGCCAGGCAGTCCTCACAGCCAGTCACTGCCTATGGGTGACATGAGGGTGTGAGGAGCCACTCCCTTTCCAATGGCCAGTCATTGGGGCTGGCCAAGGAGTAGAAACCACTTCCAAGGGCTCCAATCCTTGTCTTTACAATGATTCTAAGTGTTAAGGGTCAGCATCTCCGCCCTTGACTCTCTCTATGCCGATAGACAATCAGGACGGCGAGACTGAATCCTGGTGCTCTGGAGGGGTGACAAAACGCAGAGTAAGAGACTAAGGGATCAAAGAATCCTGTGGGATGAGGAGGAGGCAGCTTTAGCACAAATGATGTTGGGGAAGGACCGGGCTAGTGACATCATTATCCAAAGGGACTGGGCCAGCAGGGTATCCTGGGGCAGAGTCTGGGTAGTGAGCATGTAGCTCTAATGTGATTACAAAGCAAGGTGGTCAGGGAGATTGGCTGCGGATACCGAGTACTCATTCTGGAGCAAAGACAGTAAGGCCCAATAAGACCCTGGGCACAGAATCCTGGCCCACCTGCTAGACAACTGATGTCCTACGGCTGGTGGGTCCTGTGCTCCCACGTTCAGGCCCATCTGTGAGCAACCCCACCCAGGAGCTCACTCACCCCA
This DNA window, taken from Equus przewalskii isolate Varuska chromosome 5, EquPr2, whole genome shotgun sequence, encodes the following:
- the SLC39A5 gene encoding zinc transporter ZIP5 isoform X2; the encoded protein is MGPPMSHLLCGLCVWVALGWVGGSAPNLGAAEQEQNHYLAQLFGLYGENGTLTAGGLARLLHSLGLGRVQGLRLGHHGPPAGRAAPPAGDNSTHRPQDPDLSVDVWAGLPLGPSGWGDPEEPKAPPPLHGPAPSGLGLFHRLLLLDHSLADHLNEDCLNGSQLLVNFGLSPAAPLTPHQFALLCPALLYQIESRVCIQAPAPTPTGDLLSALVHSALAVLLLSLPAPLSLLLLRLLGPRLLRPLLGFLGALAVGTLCGDALLHLLPHAQGGQHAGPSGQPAEDLGPGLSVLGGLFLLFVLENTLGLLRRRGLRPRCCKQKRKDVRTLNLDPEDGSGLALQPLQAAPEPGAQGRREQDSQPPPAPAPPGHQGHSHGQQGGSGTNITWMVLLGDGLHNLTDGLAIGAAFSDGFSSGLSTTLAVFCHELPHELGDFAMLLQAGLSFRRLLLLSLVSGALGLGGAALGVGLSLGPVPLTPWVFGVTAGVFLYVALVDMLPALLRPPEPLPTLDVLLQGLGLLLGGSLMLTIAMLEEQLWPLVSDG
- the SLC39A5 gene encoding zinc transporter ZIP5 isoform X1 translates to MQVRHLREPRLFSALPTELPLSWSSIPRFWLVLFWGHSPQNVPGEIEARVSNPFPPIMGPPMSHLLCGLCVWVALGWVGGSAPNLGAAEQEQNHYLAQLFGLYGENGTLTAGGLARLLHSLGLGRVQGLRLGHHGPPAGRAAPPAGDNSTHRPQDPDLSVDVWAGLPLGPSGWGDPEEPKAPPPLHGPAPSGLGLFHRLLLLDHSLADHLNEDCLNGSQLLVNFGLSPAAPLTPHQFALLCPALLYQIESRVCIQAPAPTPTGDLLSALVHSALAVLLLSLPAPLSLLLLRLLGPRLLRPLLGFLGALAVGTLCGDALLHLLPHAQGGQHAGPSGQPAEDLGPGLSVLGGLFLLFVLENTLGLLRRRGLRPRCCKQKRKDVRTLNLDPEDGSGLALQPLQAAPEPGAQGRREQDSQPPPAPAPPGHQGHSHGQQGGSGTNITWMVLLGDGLHNLTDGLAIGAAFSDGFSSGLSTTLAVFCHELPHELGDFAMLLQAGLSFRRLLLLSLVSGALGLGGAALGVGLSLGPVPLTPWVFGVTAGVFLYVALVDMLPALLRPPEPLPTLDVLLQGLGLLLGGSLMLTIAMLEEQLWPLVSDG
- the SLC39A5 gene encoding zinc transporter ZIP5 isoform X3, whose product is MGPPMSHLLCGLCVWVALGWVGGSAPNLGAAEQEQNHYLAQLFGLYGENGTLTAGGLARLLHSLGLGRVQGLRLGHHGPPAGRAAPPAGDNSTHRPQDPDLSVDVWAGLPLGPSGWGDPEEPKAPPPLHGPAPSGLGLFHRLLLLDHSLADHLNEDCLNGSQLLVNFGLSPAAPLTPHQFALLCPALLYQIESRVCIQAPAPTPTGDLLSALVHSALAVLLLSLPAPLSLLLLRLLGPRLLRPLLGFLGALAVGTLCGDALLHLLPHAQGGQHAGPSGQPAEDLGPGLSVLGGLFLLFVLENTLGLLRRRGLRPRCCKQKRKDVRTLNLDPEDGSGLALQPLQAAPEPGAQGRREQDSQPPPAPAPPGHQGHSHGQQGGSGTNITWMVLLGDGLHNLTDGLAIGAAFSDGFSSGLSTTLAVFCHELPHELATSSASSS